The Gammaproteobacteria bacterium genome has a segment encoding these proteins:
- the ccoS gene encoding cbb3-type cytochrome oxidase assembly protein CcoS, translated as MEVLYLLIPLALLLVAIIVGTFWWATHSDQFDDLEGPAYRILMDDAPPKPVRRDESEESGKKQSSGAKPTDA; from the coding sequence GTGGAAGTCCTGTATCTGCTGATCCCGCTGGCGCTGCTCCTGGTCGCCATCATCGTCGGCACCTTCTGGTGGGCCACCCATTCGGACCAGTTCGACGATCTCGAAGGACCTGCCTACCGCATCCTGATGGACGACGCCCCGCCAAAACCCGTGCGACGGGACGAATCCGAGGAAAGCGGGAAAAAGCAATCCAGCGGGGCGAAGCCAACGGATGCGTGA
- a CDS encoding heavy metal translocating P-type ATPase → MSESAPAASPVPAKGEVCYHCGLPVPPGTDIRIDILGEPREMCCHGCRAVAGAIVDGGLENYYRFRTANPEQGREVVPEFLSRARVYDLPRIQEGFVTRVDGEVREATLILEGITCAACIWLNERHLSHLPGVLEAHINYATHRARIRWDDTRTTLSAILESIAAIGYRAYPWDPGRGRELLEADRKLQLRRLGIAGALGMQVMTIAVALYVGDSRGMDAGLKTFFHWVSLVLTVPIVAYSARPFFRSAWRDLSNRRVGMDVPVSLGVLGAFGASVWATVSGQGHVYYESVAMFVFFLLTARYFELVGRRRSTQALDRLVKLTPAVASRIPPTQDAIDETVPVADLSAGDRVRVLPGEPVPADGRVLEGESNVDESLLTGESMPVARGRGDAVIGGSINVGSPLVVRVDKVGPDTALSHILRLLERAQGEKPDISRMADRAASWFVSGVLLLALATAIFWWNTDPQRWFEITVAVLVVTCPCALSLATPTAVTAATGALAGLGVLSTRANALDTLGLATDFVFDKTGTLTAGQPRLLAIEPFSSLTVGEAHRIAAALERHSEHPLARCIVETDSGDPLHATEVRARPGAGITGMVDRERYYLGNRDYVTLHTAQVQVSQDEERDDAETRVYLATAARPVAAFSFGDQPRPEAREVIEGLRATGFTVHLLSGDRTAVTREIATAAGIDSCLASGQLSPDGKLARVRELQSEGAVVAMVGDGVNDAPVLAAADVSLAVGSGAQLAMTSADMVIMGKDLSVLRTSVRLAREMRRIIHQNLAWAIAYNLLALPAAAAGLITPWMAALGMSASSLIVVANALRLTRGHTPRGV, encoded by the coding sequence TTGTCCGAATCCGCACCCGCGGCCTCGCCGGTTCCGGCAAAGGGCGAAGTCTGCTATCACTGCGGCCTGCCGGTCCCGCCGGGCACCGATATCCGCATCGACATCCTGGGTGAACCCCGCGAGATGTGCTGCCACGGCTGTCGTGCTGTCGCCGGCGCCATCGTCGACGGCGGCCTGGAGAACTACTACCGTTTTCGCACCGCGAACCCCGAGCAGGGCCGAGAGGTGGTCCCCGAATTCCTCAGCAGGGCCCGGGTATACGATTTGCCCCGGATCCAGGAGGGGTTTGTTACCCGGGTCGACGGAGAGGTGCGAGAAGCGACCCTGATTCTCGAAGGCATTACCTGCGCCGCGTGTATCTGGCTCAACGAACGGCACCTCTCGCACCTGCCAGGCGTGCTCGAGGCGCACATCAACTACGCGACCCACCGGGCCCGGATCCGCTGGGACGACACGCGCACCACGCTCAGCGCGATCCTGGAATCGATCGCCGCTATCGGCTACCGGGCATACCCCTGGGACCCGGGACGCGGCCGTGAGTTGCTCGAGGCGGACCGCAAGCTCCAGTTGCGCCGACTCGGCATCGCGGGCGCGCTCGGCATGCAGGTCATGACGATCGCGGTGGCGCTCTATGTCGGCGACAGCCGTGGCATGGACGCGGGTCTGAAGACCTTTTTTCACTGGGTCAGTCTCGTACTGACGGTCCCGATCGTCGCCTATTCGGCCCGCCCCTTCTTCCGCTCGGCCTGGCGCGACCTGTCCAACCGACGGGTCGGCATGGATGTGCCGGTAAGCCTCGGCGTGCTAGGGGCGTTCGGCGCCAGCGTATGGGCCACGGTGTCCGGGCAGGGACACGTCTACTACGAGTCCGTCGCAATGTTCGTCTTCTTCCTGCTGACCGCACGATACTTCGAACTCGTCGGACGCCGACGTTCGACACAGGCGCTGGACCGGCTGGTCAAACTGACCCCTGCGGTTGCAAGCCGAATCCCCCCGACACAGGACGCGATCGACGAGACGGTTCCCGTGGCCGACCTGTCTGCGGGGGATCGGGTACGGGTCCTGCCCGGAGAGCCGGTCCCCGCCGACGGTCGGGTTCTGGAAGGGGAATCCAACGTGGACGAATCCCTGCTGACGGGGGAAAGCATGCCGGTTGCACGAGGCCGGGGCGACGCCGTCATCGGAGGTAGTATCAACGTAGGCAGTCCGCTGGTGGTACGGGTCGACAAGGTCGGCCCGGATACCGCCCTGTCCCATATCCTGAGGCTGCTGGAGAGGGCGCAAGGAGAGAAACCCGACATCAGCCGAATGGCCGACCGCGCCGCCTCCTGGTTCGTGTCCGGTGTGCTGCTGCTGGCGCTGGCCACCGCAATCTTCTGGTGGAATACCGACCCGCAACGCTGGTTCGAAATCACGGTTGCGGTACTCGTCGTCACCTGCCCGTGTGCGCTGTCCCTGGCCACGCCCACGGCGGTCACCGCGGCCACCGGCGCGCTTGCCGGACTCGGTGTGCTTTCGACCCGAGCCAATGCGCTCGACACGCTGGGCCTGGCAACCGACTTTGTCTTCGACAAGACCGGCACACTCACGGCGGGACAACCCCGTCTGCTCGCTATCGAACCGTTTTCGTCCCTCACCGTCGGGGAGGCACACCGAATCGCCGCGGCCCTGGAGCGACACTCGGAGCATCCGCTGGCCCGCTGTATCGTCGAGACGGACAGCGGAGATCCGCTGCACGCCACGGAGGTCAGGGCCCGGCCCGGCGCCGGCATCACGGGCATGGTCGACCGGGAACGCTACTACCTGGGCAACCGGGACTATGTGACCCTTCATACCGCCCAGGTCCAGGTGTCGCAGGACGAGGAGCGGGACGACGCTGAGACCCGTGTATACCTCGCGACCGCCGCCCGGCCGGTCGCCGCGTTCTCCTTCGGAGACCAGCCTCGACCCGAGGCACGCGAGGTCATCGAAGGCCTGCGTGCCACGGGATTCACAGTCCACTTGTTAAGCGGAGACCGGACAGCGGTGACGCGCGAGATTGCGACGGCCGCGGGGATCGATTCCTGCCTCGCCTCGGGCCAGCTCTCGCCCGACGGGAAGCTGGCACGCGTCAGGGAGCTGCAGTCCGAAGGGGCCGTGGTGGCGATGGTCGGTGACGGGGTCAACGATGCCCCGGTACTTGCCGCTGCGGACGTTTCCCTGGCAGTCGGCAGCGGCGCCCAGCTCGCGATGACCTCCGCGGATATGGTCATCATGGGAAAGGACCTGTCGGTGCTGCGCACATCGGTGCGACTGGCGCGGGAGATGCGCCGCATCATCCACCAGAACCTCGCCTGGGCGATCGCCTATAATCTACTGGCGCTACCGGCCGCGGCCGCGGGGCTGATCACGCCCTGGATGGCGGCTCTGGGCATGTCGGCGAGTTCGCTGATCGTAGTCGCCAACGCCCTGCGCCTGACGCGGGGTCACACGCCGAGAGGAGTCTGA